The Bacillus sp. F19 DNA segment TGGGAAGGAAATGCTGAAAGGCTATACTCCAAAGGATTCAGCTAAAATTCTTCCACAATTTAAAGATGACAATCAGCCTGAAAAATGGGTTGGAAACACCGCATTTATGACTGGGATTGTTGTAAACGAAGTGGAGCTTGAAAAGAAAAACTTGCCAATTCCAAAAACATATGATGACTTAACTAAGCCTGAGTACAAAGGGTTAATCGTCATGCCTCACCCTGCATCATCAGGAACAGGATATTTAACGGTCAATGCATGGCTGCAGATGATGGGCGAAGACAAAGGCTATGATTACATGGAAAAACTGCATGAAAACATCGGTACTTACACACATTCGGGGTCAAAGCCCGCTAAGCTATCTGCAGCTGGGGAATATCCAATTGGAATCTCATTAGTATATAGCGGTGTCACACAAAAACAAGATGGTGCCCCTGTAGATGTCATCTTCCCTGAAGAAGGCTTAGGCTGGGATGTTGAAGCGAATGGACTTATTGCTAAAAATGAGATGAAAAATGAAGAGGCTGCAAAAGCTTTCTTAGATTGGGCCATTTCGGAAGATGTAATGAAGAAATATTACGATGCAAATGGATTTTCAACAATGGAAAACAAGTTTGAAAAACCAGAAGCATTCCCTGAGGGTGTACAAGACAAAATGTACAAAGACAATGATCTGAATTGGGCTGCAGAAAACCGCGACATGATACTTAAAAAGTGGGAAGCAGAATTTGGTGAAAAAGCTGAACCAAAAGAGTAAGAAAATGAGGCTTTAGCGAGAACTTGGTTTCTCGCAAAGCCATTAGAAAGGCTGGTATAAAAATGCCGCATTCCTATCTGAAGGTTGAAGGAATAAGTAAAAACTTCAATCAGTTTACAGCTCTTAACAACGTATCTTTTGACATTAGCAAAAATGAATTTGTTTGTCTGCTCGGACCGAGCGGATGCGGAAAAACAACCCTGCTGCGCATCATTGCAGGACTTGAGGAACCTAATGCAGGCCGTGTTTATGTGAATGGCAAAGATATGACAGACTTGCCGCCGGCTAAACGAAACTTTGGAATCGTGTTTCAATCCTATGCGTTATTTCCTAATTTAACAGCTCTTCAAAATATCGAATTTGGACTGAAAACCCGCAAGTATCCGAAAAAAAGAGTGAAGGAAAAAGCGCTTGAAGCTTTGAATCTAGTAGATCTTCTGCATGTTAAGGACAAATATCCGGCACAGCTCTCAGGCGGTATGCAGCAGCGCGTTTCGCTTGCAAGAGCGATTGCACTTGAGCCGGATTTCCTGCTGCTGGATGAACCTTTATCAGCGCTGGATGCAAAGGTGCGTGAAAAACTGCGTTATGAAATTCGCACCATTCAAGAAAAGGTTGGGATCACAACCATTATGGTCACGCATGATCAGGAGGAAGCATTAACAATGGCTGATCGGATTGTCGTCATGAATCATGCACAAATCATGCAGGCTGGTACCCCGCAGGAAGTGTACCATCAGCCTAATCAGCCATTTGTTGCTAACTTTATCGGTTCTATGAATTTCTTGAATTCTGACGAAAATCACCTGATGGCGATACGGCCTGAGCATGTCCAGGTTACAAATGATAACGGAGCAAATGCAGTGATAGAAGCAGTTGAATTCAAAGGGCCTGTCTACAGGGTGAAGGTGAAAATTACAGAAACAGAATCGAAGCTATTCAATCAGAATTTGCTTGTTGATTTATCGGCCCATATGGCGCACCGCATGGATCTTTCGAAGGGGAAATCCTTGAAGATTACACTGCCAGATCATCGATTGTTAGCCTACAAAGAACAGGTGGTTGTCTAAATGGAGATGCAAATGGCCACTGCACATTCAAAGCTATCATCGAATAAACGTAAACGGCAAAAAGCAGGATTAAATGAATGGCTGCAGCGTTTGCTCTTGATCTTCTCACTATTAGCTGCTGCTGGTGTATTGGTACTCCCATTATTAATGCTGTTTGTCCAAGCATTTATTGACGGTAAAGGTATCTTTATTGGACTGCAGAATTTTGTCAGCTACTTTCAGTCTGAAATTCTTGTTCAATCTCTAAAAAATACACTCTTTGTTTCAAGCATTACTACAGTCCTGGCAGTAAGTCTCGCATTTGTATATGCATTTGCAATTGCTCGGACAAACGTTTATGGAAAAACCATTTTTCGCTATTCTGCATTGCTTCCGTTATTTGCTCCAACAATGATGCATGGAATTGCCCTGATGTATCTTTTTGGAAATCAAGGCTTGATTACAAATGGTTTTTTCGAAACGATTCCTGGGTTTAAGATCGATTTATATGGTCCAATCGGAATCATTATGGCTGAAACGATTTACACCTTTCCGCAGGCATTCCTGATTTTAATGGTTGCTTTATCTGGTGCAGATCAGCGGCTGTATGAAGCCGCTGACTCAATGGGAGCAAGCGGTATAAAAAAGTTTTTCACGATTACTCTTCCATCAGCGAAGTATGGTTTAATCAGTTCCATTTTTGTCGTGTTTACTTTGAGTTTTACAGATTACGGGGCTCCTAAAATAGTAGGCGGCCAATATAACGTTCTTGCGACAGATGTCTATAAGCAGGTCATTGGCCAGCAAAACATGGGCATGGGCGCCACAGTCGGCATGATTCTCATGCTTCCGGCGTTCCTTGCATTTGCAGCTGACCAGCTATCACAGCGGAAACAACAAGGCGCTGCCAGTTCAAAAGCAGTCCCTTATCAAATAAAACGCAATCCTCTAAGAGACCGTTTAGCATTTCTTTATTGCTCTGGCATATCATTAGCCGTTATTGTTCTTTTTTTAACTGTGTTCATTGCGGCCAGCGTGAAAATCTGGCCATATAACATGACGTTTACATTAGAGCATTTTGCCTTTGACAGCTTTACGGGCGATGGCTTGACGGCTTATAAAAATAGTTTGCTTGCAGCGGTCCTAACGGCCTTCTTTGGAACGATTTTTACGTTCATTTTCGCTTATATGATAGAAAAATTCAGGGGAATGATTGGACTTCGGAAATTGAGCACCTTTTTATCTCTTATTCCTCTTGCAGTTCCTGGCTTAGTCATTGGACTCGGGTATATCTTTTTTTTCAGTAAACAAAATCTGTCAATCTTTGGCTATACGGTAGCAAATCCGTTTCATTTTCTATACGGAACCATTGCCATCATTGTCATTGCAAATATCGTTCACTTTTATTCTGTTTCTTTTATTACCGCAACAACGGCATTGAAAAAACTGGACAAGGAATTTGAGCTCGTATCAGAGTCTATGGGTGTTCCGTTTTATAAAATCTTCATGAAAGTGACGGTTCCAATGTGCCTGCCGGCGATTCTTGAAGTAGCGATGTATTATTTTGTGAATGCCATGGTGACAGTTTCAGCGGTCATATTCTTATATACAGCTGATTTTAAACTTGCTGCAATATCAATCGTAAGCATGGATGATGCCGGGAATTTAGCATCAGCAGCTGCCATGAGCATCTTGATTGTTGTAACGAACATTCTTGTTCGGGTTTGCTATGAACTAATGGTGAAATGGATGAAAAATCGAAAAGCACTTAAGGAGGAACTATAATGGGGAAAATTGAAGGAATAATCTTGGATTGGGCAGGCACAACGATTGATTATGGATGCTTTGCTCCTCTCCAGGTATTTATAGAAGTTTTCGAGAATCGGGATGTGAGCATTACAGCTGAGGAAGCGCGCAAGCCGATGGGATTATTAAAAATTGATCATATTCGTGCATTATGCGAAATGCCGCGCATTAAAAAAGAATGGGTGAATGTACATGGTCTGGAGCCATCTGACCAGGATATTGAATTGATGTATGGAGAATTTGAAAAGATTTTATTTTCCATTCTTCCACAGTTTACGACGCCTCTTCCGGGTGTGATCCAAACGATACAAAAGCTGCGCGATCAAGGTTTGAAAATTGGATCTACAACTGGCTACACAAAAGAAATGATGAAAATTGTGGCACCTCATGCAAAGGAAAAAGGATATTATCCCGATTTTCTTTTCACTCCTGATGATGTAAAAGAGGGACGTCCTTATCCTTGGATGACATACATGAATGCAATGGAGATGGGTATTTATCCAATGAATAAGCTTGTAAAAGTCGGTGATACCGTTTCGGATATGAAAGAAGGCATCAACGCAGGAATGTGGACAGTAGGAGTTATCCTGGGCAGCAATGAACTTGGACTGACGGAAGATGAAGTGAGTACGCTGGGTCAAGAAGAATTAAAGGAAAAAATGAGTGCAGTCAGAGAGCGTTTCTACGAGGCTGGTGCTAATTATGTTATTAATGAATTTGCAGAACTGATTCCTTTAATTGAGGAAATGGAAAAGAGGCTGTCCGCACATGAATAATCCATACTTGCTGTTAACACCGGGACCATTATCAACTTCAAAAACAGTCCGGGAGTCGATGCTGAAAGATTGGTGCACGTGGGACAAGGATTATAACGCAATCGTTCAGGATATAAGAAAAAAATTAACTGCTCTTGCAGCTCCTGGTTCAGATGAATACACTGCCGTTCTCATGCAGGGCAGCGGAACGTTCTCAGTTGAGTCTGTCATTTCAAGCGTGATTCCAAAAGAAAAGGGGAAGCTTCTCGTCGCATGCAACGGGGCATATGGAGAACGAATCGCAGAAATGGCGGATATCCTTGGAATTCCGACGATCATTAAAAGAACTGATGAGCAGTCTGTTTTAGATATCGAATCCATTCAAGAAATACTTGAATCCCACAAAGATCTTACGCACCTTGCAGTCGTGCATTGCGAAACTACAACCGGGATGCTGAATCCAATTGAAGATATATGCCGTCTCGCAAAGAAGCATGGATTAATCACAATTGTTGATGCAATGAGCAGCTTTGGCGGAATTCCGATAGACGTCTCAGCCTTGAAAATCGATTATATGATCAGCAGCGCCAATAAATGCATTCAAGGTGTTCCGGGTTTTGGATTTATCATTGCTAAAAAAGAAGAGATTGCTAAATGCAAAGGCAATGCGAGATCTCTGTCTCTTGATTTATATGATCAATTTGAAACGATGGAGAAGCATGAAGGAAAATGGCGATTTACATCCCCAACACATGTTGTCAGAGCTTTCTTTCAGGCCCTAAATGAGCTTGAAGAAGAGGGCGGTGTATTGGCAAGATATGAACGCTATAAGGAGAATCAGCGGCGTCTTGTCGATGGCATGCAGAAAATGGGTTTTGCTGCATTGCTGAATCAAGAAAACCAATCACCGATTATTACGGCATTCTTGTATCCTAAAGACACTTCATTTACATTTGCCGGTTTCTATGAAGCATTAAAACTAAAAGGATTTGTCATCTATCCTGGGAAAATCTCTAAATTGGATACCTTCAGAATCGGAAACATCGGCGAGGTTTATCCGAATGATATAGATCAATTATTAGCTGCAATTAAAGAGACATCATCTGAAGGGGCTGTGAAACTATGAAAGTATTTTGCTTAGGCGGAGCAGGGAAAATTTGCAGAGAAGCGATTTTAGATTTAGTGGAGCATTCGAAATTCGAAAAAATCACAGTATCAGACTTCAACGAAGAAGAAAGCATGAAGGTAGTTGAGTGGCTGAATGATCCGCGAGTCGATTTTGTAAAAGTGAACGTGTTTGATCATGAGGATACAGTCTCCAAAATGCGGGGCTATGATATTGTAATGGACGGCACCACGATAACGCTGAACGGAAAATCAACGGCTTGCATCGCCGAAGCGGGCTGTCATGGCATTAATTTAAACGGCTTTGGCGAAGAGGATCCCCAGCACGAATTATTTCAGAGAAATGAAAAAACGTGTCTTCCCGGTTTTGGCATGACGCCTGGACTGACCCAGATGATGGCCATGCATGCTGCAAACCAACTTGAGACAATAGAGTCTGTAAGAGTCAGCCACGGTTCTTTCCGTCCTATTGCGTTTTCTCGCTCGATTGCAGAAACAACCTCTTATGAGTATGATCCGAATCTTCCATCAAGGGTCGTCTTTGAGAACGGTGAGTTCATACAGGTGCCTCCGTTTGCGAGACCAATGGAAATTGAGCTTCCGCAGCCTTATGGAAAAGGTGTGCAGTATATTATTCCGCACTCGGAAACGAAAACATTGGCTCAAGCTTTAAAGCATAAAGGCGTTCAGTTAATCGAGGTCCGCGGAACTTGGCCGCAGCAAAATATGCAGCTTGTGCGGGCATTATATGATTATGGTATTCTGCGGAATGATAAATTTGTCATGAACGGTACAGAAATAGGGATTATGGATTGTATCTCGGAGTATTTATATCAATCGAAAGAAGGCACAGAAACAGAGCAATATGGTTATGCCCTTCATATACAGGTCATTGGAACGAAAAATGGCGAAAGAGTTGAGCATATTCTAACCCATACGCATCCTTCTTCAGATGGCACTGTCCAAGGCTGGGAAGGATTGAGAGCCTACACACGCAACGTAGCGATTCCTTTTGCAATCGCAACAGAGCTGATTGCAAAAGGTGAGGTTGAGAAAAAAGGAATCGTGATACCTGAGGATGCTTTTACCGATCCTGAACAAATATTTAATCAGTTAGAAAAACGTGGTATATTTATCCATGAAGAAATCAATAAATTGGATGAAAATAATATTTAATATAGGAGTCTGAGGAATGTCTTTATTAGCAGAGGAAAGAAAAAGAGTCATTGCGGAGCTAATAGAAAAACAAGGTAAAGTGAAGGTCAACGATCTTGCTAAGGATTTTAACGTATCAACAGAAACCATCAGGCGTTACTTAGAAGAGCTTGAAAGTGAAAAAAAACTTAAAAAAGTGTATGGAGGCGCCGTAAAAGTGTCTGATGAAAAGGAAGAACCAGCACTTTTTGAACGGGAAATCATCAGAATTGAAGAAAAGCAGTGCATCGCACAGAAGGCTGTATCTTCTATTAATAAAAACGACGTCATTTTCATTGATGAAGGAAGTACAACTTTGCAGATGGTCAGGCCATTATGTGATTGTCCAAATGTGACCGTCATTACAAACTCCTTTCCAGTCGCATCGCTCTTGATATCATACGCCAATAAGAATTTATTTGATGGAGAGGTTATTTTTATCGGCGGAAGCGTAAGAAGCAAGCACTATCGGTCCTCGGGAGCGCTGGCAGAGCAAATGGCAAAAGAATTTTACGTCAACAAAGCCTTTATCTCGATAGACGGCATTTCCGCTGAAGAAGGCATTACTTGCTATGATCTTGAAAAGGCGGTTCTATCAAAGATACTCATTCAAAATGCAAAGGAAGTCTATGTTTTAGCCGATCACTCTAAAATTGGCTCACGCGCCAACTATAAAATGGTGCCTATAGAAAAAGTGGACAAAATTATTTCTAATGCCGATAAGCCGGCAGACTGGGATGTTTTGTGTGATTGGATTAAATGCTAAAAAAGTCGACCGATATGAACTGACCCCATAAAGTTAGACAGGTTATTTAGTTAGGCAGCCTGTTGGGCATGAGCTCGGTATTGTACCGGGCTCATGCCTTTTAATTTTGCCTAATGAAGAAAGAGGGAATTAATTGATTACAATAAAACGATGGGATTCAGCAGATTCGGAAGGGATTTCAAGCCTTGTTGAGGAAAGTAAAGGAGATGGATTTCGTTTTTTGGAAAGACTCGTTACTGAGTATCAATCTGGAGATAATACGTTTCAAAAGCCAGGGGAAATGCTGTTGGGGGCGTATCATGATGAAACTCTGATTGGTATCGGGGGCATAAATCAGGATCCATATTCAAAAAATGAAAAGGCTGGGCGGATAAGGAGGCTCTATGTTTCAAAAGAACATAGAAGGCAAGGTGTCGGCGAACTTCTATTAAGTACTCTATTAACGGGAGCTGATGATTTCTTCAATGTCGCTGTGCTAAGAACGGATACTAAGGAAGCATCCCGCTTTTATATTAAGGCAGGATTTATAGAAGATAATCTATTTGAAAACTCAACACATTATTTAGATTTGACACGAAAGGGGGACAATCAATGAAAACGAAGGACGAAATTCGTCAGAATAAGTGGGACAGGCTTGAGAAAGAGAAGCTTGGAGGATTTCCGTTTCCTTTGAAAAATAGAATCCCGAATTTTAAGGGGGCAGCGGCGGCAGCAGAATATGCAGCGCAGCTTGATGTATACAAAAATGCTGAAGTGATAAAGATTAACCCCGATGCGCCACAGCTGCCCCTTCGTGCACGTGTCATTAAAGATGGAAAAACACTTCTCGTTCCGACTCCAAGGTTAAAAGCAGGTTTTATTATGCTGAAAAGAGAATGGGTTCCTGAAGGAGAAGAGCGCAGGGCTGTGAGCTTGAAGAATATGAAACAATATGGAAAAGAAATTCCGCTATCCGGGCTGCCGAGGGTTGACTTAATTGTGGCCGGATCTGTTGCTGTTCATAAAGACGGAAGAAGAATCGGCAAAGGAGAAGGGTATTCGGACCGGGAGTATGCCATTATGAGGGAGCTTGGAAATCCTCATGTTCCTGTCATATCAACGATCCACAGCATCCAAGTGACGGATGAGGAGTTTGAGGTGGAAACATATGATTTGCCTGTGGATTATATCGTAACAGAGCTTGGTGTGATGGAAACGAACACACCATACTGCAAGCCGGACGGTATTCATTGGGATAGGGTAACAGAAGAAGAAAAACTGGAGATGCCGGTTTTACATGAGATTTGGGAGCTGACGAAATAAACCTAAATTTAGGCAGTTTTCACGTTTTAGCTTTTTTGTTAAGATAACATGTACCACAAAAGAGCATAGAACATGAGTAAGGAGAGACGAGCATGAGTTCAAATAATGAAGAATTAGCCAGAGGACTGAAATCAAGGCATGTGACTATGATTGCCCTTGGCGGTGCAATCGGGGCAGGCATTTTTCAGGGCAGCAGTTCATCCATTGAACTTGCGGGACCTGGTGTTATTTTATCTTATTTATTAGCGGGCATTATTTTATATTTTGTCATGCAGGCTATGGCTGAAATGGCTGTTCAGCAGCCTAAAGCGAAAACTTTGAGAGATTTGATTCAGACGATCCTCGGCCCGTATGCCGGATTCTTTGCAGGGTGGATTTATTTCATCAGCTGGATGCTTGTTATGGCAGCAGAAATGGCAGCTGCAGCAGGGTTTTTGAAATATTGGTTTCCAGATACTCCGCTATGGCTGCTGTCGCTGATTGTTTCTGTATTAATCACAGTTATTAACTTGTTTGCGGTTAATATATTTGGAGAGACAGAGTACTGGCTTTCTGCGTTAAAGGTATCCGTTTTGACCCTGTTTATTTTACTTGGCGGCGTTCTGATTTTTGCAGGCTTTAATGGAGAAAGTGCTGCCGGGTTTGGAAACCTTACCGCGCATGGCGGCTTTCTTCCGTTTGGCCTATCAGGTATTGCCGCTTCTATGCTTGTTGTTATGTTTTCATTTGGCGGAACTGAAATGATCGGTATGACGCTTGGAGAAACAGAAAATCCTGAAAAGGTTATTCCAAAAGCAGCACGCAGCGTTATTATCCGGATATTAGTCTTTTATGTCCTTCCAATACTTGTCATTGTCAGTCTGATGCCATGGAATGAGGTTGGCAAGCAAAGCCCGTTTGTTACGGTATTCGATACACTTGGCATTCCTTATATAGGAGGCTTTATGAATTTCGTCCTGCTGACTGCTGTGATATCTGCAGCAAACACTGGGATGTATGCTGCATCCCGTCTCCTGTATACACAGGCTTTGGACGGAAATGCACCGAAGTTTTTCTCGAAGTTATCTTCTAAACGTGTTCCTGTCAGAGCACTGCTTGCGAGTACTTCATTCTTATATGTCGGAGTAATCATTGCGGTATTTGCTGAAGGCGAAACGTTTGGCTATCTGATGGTGGTGCCTGGATATGCGATTTTAACGATCTGGATTTTGCTTACGATTGCTCATTTGAAAAGCAGAAAACCAGGAGTTGCGCTAAAAGGTTTTTTTGTAAAAAGCTATCCTTATACATCATGGTTTTCGCTAATTGCATTACTTGCGATTCTAGTTGGGATATTAATCACTTCACCGCCTATCGGTACGATTATCACACTCTCGATATGCATCATTTTGTCGCTGATTTATCTGATTGGTGCAAAAAAATAATCCAAGGGGAATCCCCTTGGATTTTTTTAGAAATAAGAAAGTATAAAATTTTGCGCATTTTTGTCTAGCTTCATCGCACAACTTCTCTGCCAGAACAAATCCGGCAAAAAAATCAAGCCCGGACTTTTCTGCCGGATTCGTTCTGCCATGCAACGGGCGCTTCCGCTTTTCTTATTAAACCTTTTGACTAGAGGAACTGGCTGAATCAGAACAATCCTTCTTCTTGTAGACAAAACGGTAGAGAAGGAATAGGACAACCGTCAATCCGACGGCAATTATTATATAAGTCTGCATATCTGACATGAATGCAGTAATCGATTTTAGGCTGCCAATCTGTCCAAGCCAGAGCATGGTGATATTTAGAGGGAATACCCCTAAAAATGTAAGGCCGGCAAATGGCAATGCCTTCACTTTTGAAAGGCCTGAAACGTAAGAAATATAGTTGCCGATTCCTAAGGGCCGTGCAATTGCAATGCTCCAAAGTCCGCATTTATTAAACCAGCGCTGTGTTTTTTCAAATGTTTTTTTCTTTTTTGTCAGCTTCTTTTTCATTTTATGCTCTAATTTATATCCAATCCAATAAGGAATAAAACTGAATACCGTGTAAACCGCACTGCCTAAAAGGGCAATCCAGATTAATTGGAGAATCGATAAATCCAGTAAATAGCCATACGCAAGGGTTATAAGTGAACCTGGAAAAGGCAGGGATGAAGCTTCAATTGCAAGACCTGCCATCAGACCCCATATTCCAAACTCCCGCAATAGATTTATGATGAAATCTAACATGAGATCTCCTTTCTCCTCTTTCGTCTTCTTACCGTAAAAGTACCCTCTGCCATATATATCAAAACTGGTACATTCAGGAGAAATCAGTCAGGACAGAACTTTTTTCTTCTGCGGCAGACGCGCATCGCATTTATTTCTCCGCCAAGTAAAATGGAGAAGGCTGTGAAATACAGCCAAATCAGTAAAATAATGATGCCTCCCAAACTTCCATAAGCAGCGTTAAAGGCTTTGAAATTATCAACGTAAAAAGAAAACCCATATGAGCTTATAATCCAGAGCGTTGTGGCTAAAAGAGATCCGAAATAGATATCAAAAAATCCAAGCTTTTCACTTGGCGCAAAATAATAAAGGGCGAGCAAAACCAAATTAATCATGAAAAATGAAAGAATCCACCTGGCCTGATTCAATAGCGGATTGATATTTTCAAGAAAGGGCGCATACCGAGTCGCACTGTCGATGATGACTTTTCCAAATACAGGAAGAAGGAGGGCGATTGTAATTGTAATGATAAGGCCAGCTGCCAAAAGCAGAGCATCAATGCGGACATAAATGAAAGGACGGGTTTCTTTAATTTCAAGTGCCCGGTTAAATGTCCGAATCAAAATATGTGTCGCGTTACTTGCAGACCAGAGCGCTGCAATCAGGCCGAATGCGAGAATGTAGCTATTTGTTTCCCCAAACAGACTTTTGATCTGTTCTGTAAGCAGCTCAGCTGTTTCAGAAGGCACGTAGTGATTAATCAATGTTAATAATGGAGAAACATCGAGCGAAAAATATGGAAACATGGCAATTAAAAAAATAAGCAGCGGAAAAAGGGAAAGTAAAAAATAATAGGCAATAACTGCTGATAAGTCGTTTAATTCGTGCTGGTGAATTCTTCTTAGCAAATCTTTCATAGTCGGCCTCCCTATAACCTTTTTAATTTCCCCGTGAGACAAAAAGGATAAACGCAAAAAGAAGAAAAAATGACAAAATAAAAAAAGGCTGCCTCTTTAAAAAGAAGCAGCCTGCATTTACATGCTAATCTCTGTCTCAACACCATAATGATCTGAAACGACAGGTTTATGTTCACCGTTGAAAATAACTTTGGATGACAGAACTTTAATCTTATCACTTGATAGAATCAAATCAATGCGTAAATCTTGTTTATTTTCATCCCAGCCGGCAATTTTGCCTTTAACGGTTATACCTGAATCCTTATCTTCAGCAAGTTTATACGTATCATATAAACCGTTTGACAGGAGGTAATCATAACCTTCATCTCTTATATCAGCGCTGTTATTGAAGTCACCCATTAAAAAAAACGGATGAGATCGGTCAAGCTTTTGAAGAAGAGAATCCATCTGGAATTTGCATGGCTCCTCTTCGTCATGCCACCAGCCAAGATGACATGAGTAAAAGGAGAGTAATCGCTCATTGTATTGAATCGTGGCACAAACGATTGACCGGGCTTTCCAGGTATTCTGACCATTGGTAACGAAGAAGATTTCATTATTGGTTATAGGATGCTTGGATAAAATGGCCAAGCCTTCCTCGTATCCAGGATATCCCATATGGGCAAAACCCCAAACGAGATGATAATCAGTTACTCCAAGCTGTTTCAGCTCATCGAGAAGAACTAACGCATAATTGTTCTTTTTTAACTGATCATAAACGACCGGCTCATCTTCAAGCTGGCTGACTTCCTGAAGGGCAATGACATCATATGATTTTTCCTGGATTGTTTTTGCCAGTGTTTTGATTTTCTCCATCTGGTTTTCTTCTTGCCAAGAGTGACAATTAAGCGTTAATAATTTCATGGTTAAGCTCCTAACGTATCTTGAATATCAGATTTTAAAACATCTGCTTTCGGTCCGTAGATTGCTTGTACACCTTTGTCTTTAATAATTAAACCAAGAGCGCCGTTCTCTTTCCATTGCGCCTCGCCTGCAACCTTGCCTGAATCTTTTACAGTAACACGAAGGCGTGTCATACATGCATCTACATCTTCAATATTAGCAGATCCGCCAAGTAAAGTAATGATAGCAGAAGCCTGTGAATCGCTGTTTACTGCACCAGTGCCTTTAGCAGCAGGCTCTTCAGAATCGATGTAGTTTCCGTTGCGTCCCGGAGTAGGGAAGTTGAATCGTTTGATCATG contains these protein-coding regions:
- a CDS encoding amino acid permease, with protein sequence MSSNNEELARGLKSRHVTMIALGGAIGAGIFQGSSSSIELAGPGVILSYLLAGIILYFVMQAMAEMAVQQPKAKTLRDLIQTILGPYAGFFAGWIYFISWMLVMAAEMAAAAGFLKYWFPDTPLWLLSLIVSVLITVINLFAVNIFGETEYWLSALKVSVLTLFILLGGVLIFAGFNGESAAGFGNLTAHGGFLPFGLSGIAASMLVVMFSFGGTEMIGMTLGETENPEKVIPKAARSVIIRILVFYVLPILVIVSLMPWNEVGKQSPFVTVFDTLGIPYIGGFMNFVLLTAVISAANTGMYAASRLLYTQALDGNAPKFFSKLSSKRVPVRALLASTSFLYVGVIIAVFAEGETFGYLMVVPGYAILTIWILLTIAHLKSRKPGVALKGFFVKSYPYTSWFSLIALLAILVGILITSPPIGTIITLSICIILSLIYLIGAKK
- a CDS encoding VTT domain-containing protein, producing the protein MLDFIINLLREFGIWGLMAGLAIEASSLPFPGSLITLAYGYLLDLSILQLIWIALLGSAVYTVFSFIPYWIGYKLEHKMKKKLTKKKKTFEKTQRWFNKCGLWSIAIARPLGIGNYISYVSGLSKVKALPFAGLTFLGVFPLNITMLWLGQIGSLKSITAFMSDMQTYIIIAVGLTVVLFLLYRFVYKKKDCSDSASSSSQKV
- a CDS encoding YihY/virulence factor BrkB family protein, with the translated sequence MKDLLRRIHQHELNDLSAVIAYYFLLSLFPLLIFLIAMFPYFSLDVSPLLTLINHYVPSETAELLTEQIKSLFGETNSYILAFGLIAALWSASNATHILIRTFNRALEIKETRPFIYVRIDALLLAAGLIITITIALLLPVFGKVIIDSATRYAPFLENINPLLNQARWILSFFMINLVLLALYYFAPSEKLGFFDIYFGSLLATTLWIISSYGFSFYVDNFKAFNAAYGSLGGIIILLIWLYFTAFSILLGGEINAMRVCRRRKKFCPD
- a CDS encoding 5-formyltetrahydrofolate cyclo-ligase is translated as MKTKDEIRQNKWDRLEKEKLGGFPFPLKNRIPNFKGAAAAAEYAAQLDVYKNAEVIKINPDAPQLPLRARVIKDGKTLLVPTPRLKAGFIMLKREWVPEGEERRAVSLKNMKQYGKEIPLSGLPRVDLIVAGSVAVHKDGRRIGKGEGYSDREYAIMRELGNPHVPVISTIHSIQVTDEEFEVETYDLPVDYIVTELGVMETNTPYCKPDGIHWDRVTEEEKLEMPVLHEIWELTK
- a CDS encoding endonuclease/exonuclease/phosphatase family protein, with product MKLLTLNCHSWQEENQMEKIKTLAKTIQEKSYDVIALQEVSQLEDEPVVYDQLKKNNYALVLLDELKQLGVTDYHLVWGFAHMGYPGYEEGLAILSKHPITNNEIFFVTNGQNTWKARSIVCATIQYNERLLSFYSCHLGWWHDEEEPCKFQMDSLLQKLDRSHPFFLMGDFNNSADIRDEGYDYLLSNGLYDTYKLAEDKDSGITVKGKIAGWDENKQDLRIDLILSSDKIKVLSSKVIFNGEHKPVVSDHYGVETEISM